The Coffea arabica cultivar ET-39 chromosome 6e, Coffea Arabica ET-39 HiFi, whole genome shotgun sequence genome contains the following window.
attctttaCTCGTTTCACCTTGTCTTCGAACCATGCTTGTatcttgttttatttaatttttcaccCTGGTTACTGACAGACAGTTTCCTATTCCTTTCTCCTTTGCTTTAATGCCAAGTAATATTCACCATATGGGCTGCCCTCTTACATGCAATCATACAATGAGAGAGCTTTCTTAGCAACACTACCAACAACACAGATTGGGAAGAAATGATGTTCCCACGGTCATCTAACAAACCATCATATGTCATGTCAGTTGTTGTGGGGAGAGAGCTCCTTCAAAAACACACATGAGGAGGAATGAGTTTCCCAGGGTTCATGATGTTGTTAGGATCTAAAGCACCTTTAATCTTTTTCATTGTCCTCAGAGCCTCCATTCCAAGTTCTTCTTCAAGATACTGTAACCAAACGATTGAACAATCAATTTAAAGTCATATTAAAACTGTCATGTCACTGCAAATCACCCTATCGATGCATATCAAAAAATAGAGTAAATCAAGTCCAGCAATCTTGTTAGATTATTAACCTCGATGCATTTTAATGCCCATGGCAATACCGTACCTTTGTCAGCACATCATAAAGGTTATCATCCTAAACTTTCCTGGTTTGTCATGTGTACACTCAAACAATCAACAATATTATATTTCACATACCTTCACCTTCCCAGTCCCAACACCGTGTTCTCCGGTACATGTTCCTGCCCATCACAAGATCAAGACACATCAAGCAATATTAGGGTCCTTAGAAATCATTCCACCATTATTTCTCAACTGCAGCACACTACAGTGCTTAGAGGAACTCCGGTCAAAGCATTACATCAGCGGTACAAGCAGCATATAaagaacttcaaaaaaaaaaaaaaaaaagaggcaacAAACTAATATGCCTACACTTCaattgaaaacaaaaacaactaaagcattCAGGTGATTCTCAAAGATTTCATGACAGATGACGGTAATGATGCGAACAGTTACCACCACACAAGAAACTCCAAACAGTCATCTTATTGTAGTTGAACAAAACATATAAAGGCAGGCCCGCACAAAATTTTCCCACAACAAGGGATCCTGAAAAGTTCAACTCATCCAGCAAAGCAATGGAAAATTATGCATATACTCAAAAGGAACATTAACTTTCATGGTATAGAAGATCTAAGTATGTATGAAAGGTGTGGATAAGCTGATTGAAACACAAGTTGTCTAGAGCATCACGTATGTACCAACATCTCCCATGTGTGACATGAgtgccaaaagaaagaaatgtcTAGATTACCTGGCTCTACGGTAGTTAAAACACACTTGTATGACAGATGAATAGCACGTGCCAAGAATATGAAAGAAGAACTCTACCATCATCAGGTATGTCAAAAGGGAGAAAATTTCATTGAAGTTGGATATATTTCATACCATCCATGGATAAAGCAGCATGGACTATAAAATGGTTTAACCTCTCTGCTTCCGTTCTCTGTTCCTCTTGCTTGGGGTCAAATAGGACCAATGTGTGGAAGTTCCCATCACCAGCATGAGCAATAACTGTGCTGTTGAGAAGAGCAATCAAGGCTAGCATTCAGAGCCTGGAAACCAAAATACAATAATTTACCTCAAGTTTGAATTGTTTAGATGAATTATACCACACAAGTGGTGAAGCATCAATCTCTTGTTTGGAAACAGATATTAATTCAGCTAGACGTGATAAAGGAACACAAACATCCTGCAAGGAACAAGATGTGATAAGAATTTTCTAGTAGATTAAAAACTGCAAAAGCTATTGTCTCTAACAAGATGCAATTGCAGTCGGGTTCTAGAACCTACAAACAAGGAAATGCAGCCTATATAAATGATGATATTCATCATGCACTAAAAGTGATCGAGGGGCATGCTTAAGACGTACATGATCAAAGGGCATGATGACACTTCAAAAGTTGCAAGGGAGGAAAAGATTGTAGGAGAGAATCTCTTTATTAACTAATTCATAGAAATCACGAAACAGCACAAAGCTATAGATGAAATATGACAAGCCATATGATACAGTTGACACATACACAAAATGTAAACTCACTGTTATCATTGCTTCATAATTAGGCTCCATTGCGAAGCATGCCCAGAGCGCCTCCTTTCTTATCTACATGGAAGAACATATAAATTTAGCAACAGCTGCTTAACTTCTTAATTGCAAAGTTACTATTTTAAACTTCTGAAAATCAGCTTCTGCAACAAAGTTAACCATTCTTCAGCAAGCAGTCTTCCATGCAAAGGGGATTCTGACAGTTACAAGCAATTTGATACTGAATATAGCTCTAAAATTGCTCTCTTCAGCACCTCCAAAATCCACCATCCTCGAACTTTAAGACTTGTCCAACGAAATTTAATGAGGGCTTCTAGAACATCCCtcataaattatttaattcttcttgcATAGATGCCATGAGATAAAAAATGAAGCACTAAAGATCTAACAATAGTCTAGAAACTGAATACAAATTATAGTAATCTCCTCTCAAAATGTTCCTTCCATACCTTTGCCAACCACTCCCCAATTCGAGCAAtagatggattttttttttttggtaacgtCCCACCCCTTGGTAATGCTTCTAGTACAGTGCTCCATAAGTTCAAAgaaattcattacattcacaaGGATCCAATACAGTCATCCTACTTGCATCAACTATTTTCTCTCCCAAGACACAGGTAGAGGTCACAGAAGTTAATTTTCAgtacccaaaaataaaaaaacagacgAATATTAACCAGTATGGTTGTGTTTCTCAATGTAAACATTTTTTGCATGTTTATGTGTGTGCgtgtctgtgtgtgtgtgtgtgtgtgtgtgagagagagagagagagagagagagtgagtgaGTTAGTCAAACAAACTGCTTAGGAGACTGAATTCACTCTTATTCTGTAACTAGAGCCAAGAAGCTGCAGATGATGATATATTAGTAATCTGGCACCTTGTCCTATCTCATCGTCAAAGTTATATAGGAGGATACAAATTGAGAGTTAATTATCCTAAAGAGAAATAATTTCATACAAAACATGATGAAACCCAACTCAGAAAACATTCAAGGAAAAGGAACATAGAAGAGGAATTCAAgatcaaaaaattttcaactacATACCTTCCAGAGTTCCTTTTTGGCTTCAGGGTCTTCAGCAAAAACAAAATCGGAGCCGTTGTGCTCAGAAGCTATCTTCTGGACTATCAGTGTTTGCTCAAGTGAATATGCTTCTGATTGAAGCCAAATAATGAACAATAATTAGCAACCAAGACAGTTGAAAAGATAAACTTGAGTTAAAAAAGGGCAATGGATATATGTGTGGCATCTAACAAGTATTCTTAAACCAACATCCTCTCATACTAAAGGCCTTAGATGATGCATGCAATTAGTCTCACAGACCAATTAAATTTCATCCCTCACCAAACATGCCATACGGCAACCTATCCATCCGCTTAGTCACAAGTTTGTCACTAGTACCCAAAATACTAGTGAGAGAAATAGCACTTAATCCACACACAACAGCTCAAGTAAATCATGTGGATTGAGCAATAAGTAACACGCATGACAAAACCATTAGCAACTATTAGCAGAACCACATTTCACCTGTGCCAACAAATTCAAACATCAAAGTTGGAACTTCTGGTAAAGTTTTCCCATTAGCAAGGTTGATGGCTTTCACTTGAACTTCATCCAAGAGCTCCACCCGTGAAACCTGTTCATAATCATGGAAAGCACAACAAGTGAGAAAAAGGAATAAAGAAGCATTTAgctgtcatttttttttaaaaaaaaaaatctaactgGATCTCCACATTAATCAAATCAAGCATTGCAAATATCATATAATGAATGGTAACCTAATGGACAGCAATGTGAATATTTGTAATACCACCTTTTGTATGATAGCCATCCAAAACACAAATCCCATACTCAAATCTCACTTTCATATAACACAACATTACTCTACTAGACCTTTTGATCTCAAAACTTGTCCAAGCCTATCTATGCATCGTAATTGTATATGCATCTCAAAGTAGGTTTATGGCCTTGCATCATTAGGAATACTTTTCCACCATTGCTTACAATTGATATTTAAGACTATATTAAGCCTCTAGATTTCCATCAAATTGTATATTTCTGGTGTGAAGTAAACATTCGTCACTGGCAATGCTAGTAGTATTCTGACTAGCTCTAATCACTCTTAGTACTGTTCAGATGATTGAGCCTCAGAGCTTCTGGAAACTAGTGTAGGAGATAACCCTGACGAACAGTCGTGAACAAGATTTTCATAATGATGTAGACATATAAAATACTTCATATAGGAAAGTCATGTACATCACACAATTGGCACTAAATTACGTTAAATTCGTATACATATAGATAAGTAGGTATATATTCCACAGATGACTAGAACAAAATTTAGAGTGACATCATAAGTAATTTGTGAGTCATCATAATAGAGTAccatataatattaataataaaaaaaccaCAAACAAAAGATACATGCGCTGAAGTTGTTGAATTGAAAACTATATCAAAAACTACAAGCTCATAATGAAGGATGCTGTAGCTAATACAGATTTCACACTAACAAATAGGAAAAGGTTAAGATACAAACCACAGTGCAAATCTCAAAAAGTAAAGACAAAAACTCAAAAAGAGATTAGAGGACCAGCTTCTCAACCTGTATACCAGACAACATAGTGGCAATAGCAACATCAGCTGCATCTTTAATCGTTGGGAAGTTACACATTGCAACCTGTGTATTGATCATCATTTACAAGAAAAAAGCAAGATAAAGTGAAAATGTTTGAACAATAAAGCAACCCTATCACTTCGTAGGAATATTGTCTGATAAGATATCAGTATTTTGACTTGAGAAAAGTTTAAACTTTCAAAAAATAGTAGCACCAAGACATTACAATCTGATGTCATCTGAATGAGGGATCCAATGCAACTGCAgttatatcaaatcaatttgtAAATCATACAGAGAATAAACTGCTATAAATCTAGATGTCCAAAAAGGAGTTAGTTTGGATACGGGATTAGGCCCAATGGACTAAAGTTTGAGTATTATGGTATTCTTTATTTTGCAGTACCATGCAATAATATCTAAAATCCTTTGCACTAAGAATGATCAGGGTAGATCATAATACTCTATTTGGTTCTTTGAGACTTGAAACCTCAGTCccaccattcatttgaaatacTATTATCTCCTTGTCACTTAAACTAACAATGTTGTGTTTGTAATCCACCTCATCAGGCATTGGAGTGTATGGGCTGACTACTTGTGGGGGAATTTGAAACTAGCTTGCTGATATGTTTCATGTTTCTTCAGGTATACAGATCCTGGTTTTCACATTAATCAATTTATTTCAGACAACCAAAATGTCCGTTTTGATAATGGCATaaaactttattttcttttgacacCATGATAATCAGGTGCTCAGTACTACTCACATGCCTGCTGACAAACAGGAAAATTTGGAATGGAAGTGAGATGTTCTAATGGGTTTAGGTTGAATTGCCTTGGAAAGTTTGTAATATAGCTCAAGGGTATGCCACCTTACCTAACAAATTACAGATATCTATGAAATGTAGGTGGGGTAAAGTATAACCCTCAAGTGAGATTAAAAGTtcaggaaaaaagagaaaagaaaaagtgctCCTGTTATTAAAGCACTGGCCACAGCCAAAAGATGAGACAACCACAAAATGTGCATGTCAAAACCTAGTGCCAGCACTGTGATTGCTTCAAATATCTATCGGACAACAGACCTCACAAAGACCATCTCAAGCTTAATCTAAATTACTTCATTGCATCTGTTATTCTATATCTTCCTTATGAACAAAAAAGGCATTTCTGCTCCTTATCCGAAAATATTAGATCAGAGGGGGGATGTCTATAAGTTTTGCTATTTCTCTATATTTTTTAGCCTGATGTAGCTATATGATAAATTGCATAACAATCTGCATGAGCTGACAAGTAGCTgtattaatttttaataaatttaactATGCAATAAGACAAGTTATACTATTAAATATTGGATCAAAACTAATTCCCTAAAATTGAGCtgaaagaaaagtgaaaatacCACTGAATACTGAGGGATTTTCTGGAGACGTAAGGTAACTTCTGTTATAACGCCCAAGGTTCCTTCACTCCCAATTAACAAGCGGGTAAGATCGTACCTGGGTAGACATTTCAAAGTTAACTAGCGTAGTTAACCAAATAGCAATCAAGATTCGTATTATTCCTTTTTTGACCACTCTGACCAATTAAAGATGATGCTAATAAACAATCAAAAATTGCAATTCCAGCTGCAAATGCTTTCACGTTTTAAATGTGAAACTGATGCTACCAAAACTGAACCACATTTCAATCACAAACTAATGCTTCCAAAACCACAccacaaacttcacaaatttAAGTAGAAACAAGACCCACCCTGCAGCACTTTTCCTGGCACGAGATGCTGTCTTGACGATCTCCCCATTAGCTAGAACAAcctgaaagaaaagaaaattttaaagtgTGATTTTTGCAGAAGATAATAGAATCTGACAAGGACATAGCAAACCTTAAGGCTTATGACATTATCGCGCATAGTCCCATACCTACATGCTTCAAATGAAACTGTTAATTAAAATCCAATTGgtattataaaattttaaaccCTGCACAGCTATTCTTAACATGACCCAATCAAGTAGTAAATACTTATCCTTTCTTTTTGAAAttgcaaaattaaaataatcagatagataaagcaacaaaatgtTTTGCGAAggctttttttattttgtttccagTTTCTGGTAACATGTCCCTTCATTAAAACTCATCAATGACACATAGTAAATGATGAGCACATGCTCCACTTAAAATGACATCTAGTAAATGATGAGCACACACTCCACTTAAAGCTACATCTTCGAATGCCAAGTGCCAATGCATCAGTCAGATGATATTACTCAACTCCATGTCATTCCTTAAATGAACATTATACCACGTAGCATCGTGATGACTTAGTTTAAGTCCATTTAGCTGGATAAGATCTCCCGTAGTATTTAGTTTAAGTCCATTTAGCTAGATAAGATCTCCATGGTAATTCGCACTTGATGGGTTACCAAGTTTTCACGACCCATTagcatatttaaaaaaaaaaaaaagagtataaaGTTTAAGAGATAAAGACTACTTTTGAAGCGTACACCACCATATTAATCAAACATAGAGGCAAAGAAATGCAAATAAACCATGAACTGAGGGAACTCAATGTTACATCTACATAAATATAATAAGCATTCAGGAAACTCTTTCACATATATAACAGTATGATATTTGACCACTATTGCCAGCACAAACCAAACAAACTCCATCTTAGGGTAACCAGTTAGCCAAAGCATTCTGCTAATAATAGATGGACAGAAGAGAGGAAAGATACTCCTAACATGCATCAAGTGTCCCACTTCAAGAGGACCCGACAACCCTATAAGGCCATCATTTACAAGTTTTAGTTTTTGCAACAAAAGCTAATGATATGAGCACGCCAATATGATACAGCTTGTACTTAGTTTCCTTTATTTGTCAGTTTGACAATCTATCAACTGAAAACCAGTTCATTACATTAGACTTATCCTGCACAAAGAATGTGATGGTAGCAAAAAGCTTAGTAGAAAAACACATCACCCAAAAGCAAAAATGTCCTATTTTACCAAATCCTGGTTAATAAGAAGGATTGTTACAATTAGCTTAATTTCTGCCAGATAAAACCTAGTAGGATCAATGACACATTTGGATCTATAGCATAAAATGTTGCAATACACATAGAAAGGTAATGAAAGAACAACCTCACAGCTAAAGATCCAGAGCAACGAGTAGCACACATCCCACCAATGGTAGCTCCAGGCCCTGCCGATTGAAATAGGAAAAGAAGATAAAATCCAAATGAATCTGATAAGGAAGAACAGAAGGTAGAACAAGGAAACAGACAGACAGACAGacagaaaagatgaaaataacaAATCTAAGCAATAGAACAGTTTACTGCTACCAAATTGTGAGCCTTATAATAGTCATCATCTATCTTCAGCTAAACGTGGTTAgctaagaattttttttccaaagacAAAAGTTCTTATTGACAAGCATTATTATCATCTGTAAAGCCTATGAGAAATAATCAATTACAAGCAACAAATGCATTGGAAAACGGCTAGAGTACTGAACGTCATGTAGGATGGCTTTACAGGATGTAGGCAGGTCAGTTCATaggatttttttcccctttggcTGCAGTCAGAATTGATCACCTCAATTTTGCATTCCTTCTGTTTAACACTGCGAATTGAGCTTACAGCTCTTAAATCTCACTATTGTGACGAGGACAATTTCATAAGAAGCACGAGATAGTATTGCTCTGTGGATAGACATTCAACTACTAAAATGCTTTTGTCATTCACAACACAACCATAGtagaaaaattcaatttttctaAATTGAAAATGATTCATGTTGCTTTCTAAAGCTTGTTTTAAGAACTACACCATATAATTTTCCATGCAATGCCTAATACTTCTATCTGtccaaataataaaattagtaAATATTTGGAGCTTATGTTCCAAGACTGCTATGCAGATCATAGCCTAAGAACTAAAGAGAAAATGAATTAGAGACAGAAACAATTTCCTGAGTATCAAATGAAAGGTATATCATTACCAACCAGGATCAAGAGGAAAGAATAGACCATAAGGCTCCAGGTACTCATTGAGTTCCATCCACCCAATTCCAGGTTCAACAACAACGTCCATGTCCTCAATATTTAAGGCTTTAACATGCTTCATAAACATATGATGGTTCAAAATTAGAAACAAGAATAAATGTGACCTAAAATTCAATTACCATTGAGTAACTTAAACAAAATGCAATTCTGCACGTGGCACAAGTTTTGAAAGTGAATACATATTATGGGAAAAATGAAGTGCACAACAGGAGAACATCAAACCAAAGGAAGGAGAATGACAACTTGACCATCAACCAACACAGAGAAGAGAATTTTGGTTATGGTAAAGCCAAAGACTCAAAGGCAAGAGTCAGCTCCAAGCAGAGGCTTAAAAGATAGAAGCGCATTTGCCAACTAGTCATCCATTTTGTCACAAAAACTAATTATTAAAATCCGTGCAATAAGAACTTTTACTAGGCATATACATGCATATGATTTATGCCCATCAAGTTAACAATCACTGCCATTATtaactgaaaaagaaagaaaaacaattagTACCCAAATAGGATCATCCTGGTGTAGGATTCATATTCCGTTCTATCAGGGTAAGGAATCTTCTCAAGCAACCCACTACTAGTCACACACCACAGGAAGAAAATCTTTCAAATCCTGTCCCCCCCCCCTTCCACCTTCATTTTCGCAAGGTTGAATATGTACAGAAAGTTGGCATAAATTAATGCACCAAGTATGCAACTCGTACATTCATCTGAGTCATGTCGATGCAAACACCCCCATTAGGAGACAAGGTGTGACCTTCAATTGATGTTGCTCCACCATAGGGCACAATGGGAACCTACTTTTCACCACGACAAAGAATACAGTCAAATAAAAGGTTAACTACCTTGAGATGGTCAAAACATCTAAGGTATGAAAACATGAAAAAACAAAGTTATCTTAGGCCTTATACTTCCATAGAAATAAAAGTGttgtaaggaaaaaaaatgagagaattATAGAAATCATATAATCTCATAGAAAGAGACCTTATGATCGTTACAAGATTTGACTATCTTAGAAACTTCTTCTGACGACCTGCAAATGATACAAGATTATAATGCAAATAGAAGACTAAAAACTCAGATTGTAAGCCAAGTTAGAAGTCATTCACCTCGGATACACTACCACATCAGGGACATTTACTGCTTTGTGAAAACTATGCTGCGGCGTCCCATGAAAGTATCTCTCCTCATAATCCATGGTTATATTATCCTGTATCATGAGCTGTATTATAACTGCTCTCCTAATTCCAGCAAACTACCAATCTGAGCAACACAGCCTCCTTCAACTATAACCACAGGTTATCTATACTTCCATTTCATTTTCTGAAAGCCCATGGATTTAGCTTTTAGTCCAGAAAATACCTGACAGGTAGCCTTCAATTCATCAATAAGCTCTTGTGGGACTTTCCGGTACGAACCTTTGACCTCATAACCCGTGCTGTCCTTATCCCCAATCCTgactcaaaggaaaaagaaataaaagaagcaATCACACTCAAGAAACCAAATGTGAACCCACAGCACTCCCTATGGAAACTGACAAAGATTCCAACCTAGGAGATTCTCGGTATGAAAATACTGAAAAGGATGAAGGAAATGAGTATCGAGTAAAAAGACCTATGATCAATATTTGAGGCATCGCAGAGAGATGGTT
Protein-coding sequences here:
- the LOC140003813 gene encoding D-lactate dehydrogenase [cytochrome], mitochondrial-like isoform X1, with product MVFRSWLARLRSSSKPSFYGSCSLRNSIFKKQSRALLLSTPTEAASSDHQRNVSRILSSWAYSLLPMALAASAGAVFIQSQNKPSLCDASNIDHRIGDKDSTGYEVKGSYRKVPQELIDELKATCQDNITMDYEERYFHGTPQHSFHKAVNVPDVVVYPRSSEEVSKIVKSCNDHKVPIVPYGGATSIEGHTLSPNGGVCIDMTQMNHVKALNIEDMDVVVEPGIGWMELNEYLEPYGLFFPLDPGPGATIGGMCATRCSGSLAVRYGTMRDNVISLKVVLANGEIVKTASRARKSAAGYDLTRLLIGSEGTLGVITEVTLRLQKIPQYSVVAMCNFPTIKDAADVAIATMLSGIQVSRVELLDEVQVKAINLANGKTLPEVPTLMFEFVGTEAYSLEQTLIVQKIASEHNGSDFVFAEDPEAKKELWKIRKEALWACFAMEPNYEAMITDVCVPLSRLAELISVSKQEIDASPLVCTVIAHAGDGNFHTLVLFDPKQEEQRTEAERLNHFIVHAALSMDGTCTGEHGVGTGKVKYLEEELGMEALRTMKKIKGALDPNNIMNPGKLIPPHVCF
- the LOC140003813 gene encoding D-lactate dehydrogenase [cytochrome], mitochondrial-like isoform X2 → MVFRSWLARLRSSSKPSFYGSCSLRNSIFKKQSRALLLSTPTEAASSDHQRNVSRILSSWAYSLLPMALAASAGAVFIQSQNKPSLCDASNIDHRIGDKDSTGYEVKGSYRKVPQELIDELKATCQDNITMDYEERYFHGTPQHSFHKAVNVPDVVVYPRSSEEVSKIVKSCNDHKVPIVPYGGATSIEGHTLSPNGGVCIDMTQMNHVKALNIEDMDVVVEPGIGWMELNEYLEPYGLFFPLDPGWAWSYHWWDVCYSLLWIFSCEVVLANGEIVKTASRARKSAAGYDLTRLLIGSEGTLGVITEVTLRLQKIPQYSVVAMCNFPTIKDAADVAIATMLSGIQVSRVELLDEVQVKAINLANGKTLPEVPTLMFEFVGTEAYSLEQTLIVQKIASEHNGSDFVFAEDPEAKKELWKIRKEALWACFAMEPNYEAMITDVCVPLSRLAELISVSKQEIDASPLVCTVIAHAGDGNFHTLVLFDPKQEEQRTEAERLNHFIVHAALSMDGTCTGEHGVGTGKVKYLEEELGMEALRTMKKIKGALDPNNIMNPGKLIPPHVCF